A single region of the Deinococcus seoulensis genome encodes:
- a CDS encoding CoA-acylating methylmalonate-semialdehyde dehydrogenase, whose protein sequence is MTDTMTKPAPINHWLGGKLTPGTSGRSAKVFNPATGEVQGLVDLASTQEIDAAVQAATAAARSWRTVPLSRRAEIMFRFRALLDARRDDLARILTREHGKVHADALGEIARGIENVDFACGIPNLLKGGYSEGVSTGVDVYSIQQPLGVVAGITPFNFPAMVPLWMIANALACGNAFILKPSEKDPSASLFIAELLQQAGLPDGVFTVIHGDKEAVDALLEHPDIAAVSFVGSTPIARYIYQKGTEHGKRVQALGGAKNHMLVLPDADVNMAADAAVSAAYGSAGERCMAISVVLAVGDVGDGLVDAIASRLPALKVGPGSDAANEMGPLISREHRDRVAGYIGSAADQGATVVVDGRAQTFDGNGFFLGVSLLDHVTPDMDAYRDEIFGPVLCVVRVPTYEAGLKLINDNEFGNGTAIFTRDGGAARQFQFDCQVGMVGINVPIPVPVAYYSFGGWKASLFGDTHMYGPDGIKFYTRTKVITSRWPDPATSRVDLGFPQNR, encoded by the coding sequence ATGACTGACACGATGACCAAGCCCGCCCCCATCAACCACTGGCTGGGGGGCAAGTTGACGCCCGGCACGTCGGGCCGCAGCGCGAAGGTGTTCAACCCGGCGACCGGGGAGGTGCAGGGCCTCGTGGACCTCGCCAGTACCCAGGAGATCGACGCGGCCGTTCAGGCGGCCACGGCAGCTGCGCGGTCGTGGCGCACGGTGCCGCTGAGCCGCCGGGCGGAGATCATGTTCCGCTTCCGGGCGCTGCTGGACGCCCGCCGGGACGACCTGGCGCGCATCCTGACCCGCGAGCATGGCAAGGTTCATGCGGACGCGCTGGGGGAGATCGCGCGCGGCATCGAGAACGTGGATTTCGCGTGTGGCATTCCCAACCTCCTCAAGGGTGGGTATTCCGAGGGGGTGAGTACCGGCGTGGACGTGTACTCCATCCAGCAACCGCTGGGCGTGGTGGCGGGCATCACGCCGTTCAACTTCCCGGCGATGGTGCCGCTGTGGATGATCGCGAACGCGCTGGCGTGCGGGAATGCCTTCATCCTGAAACCCAGCGAGAAGGACCCCTCGGCCAGCCTGTTCATCGCGGAGTTGTTGCAGCAGGCGGGCCTGCCGGACGGCGTGTTCACGGTCATCCACGGGGACAAGGAGGCGGTGGACGCGCTGCTGGAGCACCCGGACATCGCGGCGGTCAGTTTCGTGGGCAGCACGCCGATCGCGCGGTACATCTACCAGAAGGGCACCGAGCACGGCAAACGCGTGCAGGCGCTGGGCGGCGCGAAGAACCACATGCTGGTCCTGCCGGACGCGGACGTGAACATGGCCGCCGACGCCGCCGTCAGCGCCGCGTACGGTTCGGCCGGGGAGCGCTGCATGGCGATCAGCGTGGTCCTGGCCGTCGGGGACGTGGGGGACGGGCTGGTGGACGCCATCGCGTCGCGCCTGCCTGCCCTGAAGGTCGGTCCCGGCAGTGACGCCGCGAACGAGATGGGGCCGCTGATCAGCCGCGAGCACCGCGACCGGGTCGCCGGGTACATCGGCAGCGCCGCCGATCAGGGCGCGACCGTCGTGGTGGACGGCCGGGCGCAGACCTTCGACGGGAACGGGTTCTTCCTGGGCGTGTCGCTGCTCGATCACGTCACGCCGGACATGGACGCCTACCGCGACGAGATCTTCGGGCCGGTCCTGTGCGTCGTGCGGGTGCCCACCTACGAGGCGGGCCTGAAACTCATCAACGACAACGAGTTCGGGAACGGCACCGCGATCTTCACGCGTGACGGCGGCGCGGCGCGGCAGTTCCAGTTCGACTGTCAGGTGGGCATGGTGGGCATCAACGTGCCGATTCCCGTGCCGGTCGCGTACTACTCGTTCGGCGGGTGGAAGGCCAGCCTGTTCGGGGACACGCACATGTACGGCCCGGACGGCATCAAGTTCTACACGCGTACCAAGGTCATCACGTCCCGCTGGCCCGACCCGGCGACCAGCCGCGTGGACCTGGGCTTCCCCCAGAACCGCTGA
- a CDS encoding aminotransferase class III-fold pyridoxal phosphate-dependent enzyme: MPDPHPDTHDIIQANRDHTLFSWSVQTQTNPIHMTGGKGSHFYDGDGNAWLDFSSQLININVGHQHPAVLDAIKAQVDTMCFAGPSFATDVRAQLGQKLREVTGLGKSFFTLGGSEANENAMKIARLYTGRDKIITRYRSYHGATMGSMTASGDPRRWPVEPGVPGIVRAFDPYCYRCPFGKTPDSCGRECVSHIEEIIQMEGPHTIAAIMVEGITGSNGLLVPPDDYYPKLRALCDKYGILLIDDEVMSGFGRTGTWLATQHYGIKPDIVTCAKGLTSGYMPLGAVVVSDAIAEYFETHFLAGGLTYSGHPVSLAAAVANLKVYEDEGLFEHTRELGEYLGQRLEGMKAKYACVGDVRYKGLFSVLELVRDKATKEPLAPFNGTSPEMGRLAAHLKSKHVYAYSRFNFLWVCPPLVVTREELDEGLAAYEEALALVDQMIGSPVAAD, translated from the coding sequence ATGCCCGACCCGCATCCCGACACGCACGACATCATCCAGGCGAACCGCGATCACACCCTGTTCTCGTGGAGCGTGCAGACCCAGACGAACCCCATCCACATGACCGGCGGGAAGGGCAGCCACTTCTATGACGGGGACGGGAACGCGTGGCTGGACTTTTCCAGTCAGCTCATCAACATCAACGTCGGGCATCAGCACCCGGCGGTGCTGGACGCCATCAAGGCGCAGGTGGACACCATGTGCTTCGCCGGGCCGAGCTTCGCCACGGACGTCCGCGCGCAGCTGGGGCAGAAACTGCGCGAGGTGACGGGCCTGGGCAAGAGCTTCTTCACGCTGGGCGGCAGCGAGGCGAACGAGAACGCCATGAAGATCGCCCGCCTGTACACCGGCCGGGACAAGATCATCACCCGCTACCGCAGCTACCACGGGGCGACGATGGGCAGCATGACCGCCAGCGGCGACCCCCGGCGCTGGCCGGTCGAGCCCGGCGTGCCCGGCATCGTGCGGGCCTTCGACCCGTACTGTTACCGCTGCCCGTTCGGGAAGACGCCGGACAGTTGCGGGCGCGAGTGCGTGAGCCACATCGAGGAGATCATCCAGATGGAAGGGCCGCACACCATCGCCGCGATCATGGTCGAGGGCATCACGGGCAGCAACGGCCTGCTCGTCCCGCCCGACGACTACTACCCCAAACTGCGCGCCCTGTGTGACAAGTACGGCATCCTCCTGATCGACGACGAGGTCATGAGCGGCTTCGGCCGCACCGGCACGTGGCTCGCCACGCAGCACTACGGCATCAAGCCCGACATCGTCACCTGCGCCAAGGGCCTGACCAGCGGGTACATGCCGCTGGGCGCGGTGGTCGTCAGCGACGCCATTGCCGAGTACTTCGAGACGCACTTCCTGGCGGGCGGCCTGACGTACAGCGGCCACCCCGTCTCGCTGGCCGCCGCCGTCGCCAACCTGAAGGTCTATGAGGACGAGGGCCTCTTCGAGCACACCCGTGAACTCGGCGAGTACCTCGGCCAGCGCCTGGAAGGCATGAAGGCGAAGTACGCCTGCGTGGGCGACGTGCGCTACAAGGGCCTGTTCAGCGTCTTGGAACTCGTGCGGGACAAGGCCACCAAGGAGCCGCTGGCCCCGTTCAACGGCACCTCGCCCGAGATGGGCCGCCTCGCCGCGCACCTGAAAAGCAAACACGTGTACGCGTACAGCCGCTTCAACTTCCTGTGGGTCTGCCCGCCCCTCGTCGTCACCCGCGAGGAACTCGACGAGGGCCTCGCCGCCTACGAGGAAGCCCTCGCCCTGGTCGATCAGATGATCGGCTCACCCGTCGCCGCCGACTGA
- a CDS encoding PucR family transcriptional regulator, giving the protein MTPVRLEDPMLPTLAELLTLPAFAGAEVVSGHAHLTQPVTWVHVSEVADAARFLTGGELLLSTGSLLARMNDGELEGFVASLAQRGAHGLALELVQVFRDVPPALLGASRLHGLPLIVFRSEVSFAALTRAAHARILNHGGPALDPSLAPLLDALAETGRSVAFLRAQLGPLLNLPARPRSTLLGTLDALLTTNFNMAETARRLGVRRQTVYYRLEQLRAMLPDLDEPRRQLGLHLALELTRSEAGEALSAAERT; this is encoded by the coding sequence ATGACCCCTGTTCGACTGGAGGATCCGATGTTGCCGACGCTGGCGGAACTGTTGACGCTTCCGGCGTTCGCGGGCGCGGAGGTCGTGAGCGGGCACGCGCACCTGACGCAGCCCGTCACGTGGGTGCACGTGTCGGAGGTCGCGGACGCCGCGCGCTTCCTGACGGGCGGGGAGCTGCTCCTCTCGACCGGGTCACTGCTGGCCCGGATGAACGACGGCGAGCTGGAGGGCTTCGTGGCGTCGCTGGCGCAGCGGGGCGCGCACGGGCTGGCGCTGGAACTCGTGCAGGTGTTCCGCGACGTGCCGCCCGCGCTGCTGGGCGCGTCGCGCCTGCACGGGCTGCCGCTCATCGTGTTCCGTTCCGAGGTGAGTTTCGCGGCGCTGACCCGCGCGGCGCACGCCCGCATCCTGAACCACGGCGGCCCGGCGCTGGACCCGAGCCTCGCGCCGCTGCTCGACGCGCTGGCCGAGACGGGCCGCAGCGTGGCGTTCCTGCGCGCGCAGCTGGGGCCGCTGCTGAACCTGCCTGCCCGGCCCCGCTCGACGCTGCTGGGCACGCTGGACGCGCTGCTGACCACGAACTTCAACATGGCCGAGACGGCCCGGCGCCTCGGTGTGCGCCGCCAGACGGTGTACTACCGCCTGGAGCAGCTGCGCGCCATGCTGCCCGACCTGGACGAACCCCGGCGGCAGCTGGGCCTGCATCTGGCGCTGGAGCTGACGCGCAGCGAGGCGGGCGAGGCCCTCAGCGCCGCCGAACGGACGTAG
- a CDS encoding Zn-dependent hydrolase: MLDPQRTIDELKALRELTGDEHGAQRVAFTDTWVAARAFLKERLDALPVTQHMDAAGNWWATLPGESDRALLIGGHLDSVPNGGWLDGCLNVLAGLEVLRRVNEQYAGRPPVTLKLVDWADEEGARFGRSLYGSSAAGGQLDVTEMRRLKDRDGVSLEDALSRVGITLADAPDARAELQGAAAYLELHIEQGPVLEGMDLPLGAVLGTVGVERHTITFHGQAAHSGSTPMNVRKDAFLAAGRFGQAIYDIAARHGGVCTIGSVKTLPGIVTSVVETCELTLDQRHLDADKLAAMWQDAQDAATQFAQEAGCTVTFGSLWNIEPIPFHPMLIDAAEASILTVTPAAHRLPSGPLHDAAEVARAGVPTVMLFVQSLRGISHNRIEDTREGHIALSVQALDELTTRTMDWIAKGI; the protein is encoded by the coding sequence ATGCTTGATCCACAACGAACCATTGATGAACTGAAGGCCCTGCGTGAATTGACGGGCGACGAGCACGGGGCGCAGCGGGTGGCGTTCACGGACACCTGGGTCGCCGCCCGCGCGTTCCTGAAAGAAAGGCTGGACGCGCTGCCCGTCACGCAGCACATGGACGCCGCCGGGAACTGGTGGGCGACCCTGCCCGGCGAGAGCGACCGCGCCCTGCTGATCGGCGGGCACCTCGACTCGGTCCCGAACGGCGGGTGGCTGGACGGGTGCCTGAACGTCCTGGCGGGCCTGGAAGTCCTGCGGCGCGTGAACGAACAGTACGCCGGGCGGCCGCCCGTCACGCTGAAACTCGTGGACTGGGCCGACGAGGAAGGCGCCCGCTTCGGCCGCAGCCTGTACGGGTCCAGTGCCGCCGGGGGCCAGCTCGACGTGACCGAGATGCGCCGACTGAAAGACCGCGACGGCGTGAGCCTCGAAGACGCCCTGAGCCGCGTCGGCATCACCCTCGCGGACGCCCCGGACGCCCGCGCGGAACTGCAAGGCGCCGCCGCGTACCTCGAACTGCACATCGAGCAGGGTCCCGTCCTCGAAGGAATGGACCTGCCCCTCGGCGCGGTCCTCGGTACGGTCGGCGTCGAACGGCACACGATCACGTTCCACGGGCAGGCCGCGCACAGCGGCAGCACGCCCATGAACGTCCGCAAGGACGCCTTCCTCGCCGCCGGACGCTTCGGGCAGGCCATCTACGACATCGCCGCGCGGCACGGAGGCGTGTGCACCATCGGCAGCGTGAAGACCCTGCCGGGCATCGTCACCAGCGTCGTCGAAACCTGCGAACTCACCCTCGACCAGCGTCACCTCGACGCGGACAAGCTGGCCGCCATGTGGCAGGACGCGCAGGACGCCGCCACGCAGTTCGCGCAGGAGGCCGGCTGCACCGTCACCTTCGGCTCCCTCTGGAATATCGAACCCATCCCCTTCCACCCCATGCTCATCGACGCCGCCGAGGCCAGCATCCTGACCGTCACGCCTGCCGCGCACCGCCTCCCCAGCGGGCCGCTCCACGACGCCGCCGAGGTCGCCCGCGCGGGCGTCCCCACCGTCATGCTGTTCGTGCAGTCCCTGCGCGGCATCAGCCACAACAGGATCGAGGACACCCGCGAAGGCCACATCGCCCTGAGCGTGCAGGCCCTGGATGAACTCACCACCCGCACCATGGACTGGATTGCGAAAGGCATCTGA
- a CDS encoding ABC transporter substrate-binding protein — translation MKRSTLILAALLLTTASSASAQKLVPVKVQLKWFPQAQFAGFFVAQAKGYYKAEGLDVQFLPTGDQSPIQTVATGTADFGTTWITDLLTARQQGIPVVHIAQLFQKSGYTLVALKSSGIKTPADFKGKRVGVWPSGNEYPAVALLKKYGLTTSLDSSVSNPSVQAVTYPFDPSIVFPDKVDLVSAMTYNEVDQIVGLGYPLDKLQIFNASDYGINLLEDLMFTTERTLANKNFKGSGMSGEDIAAKLVRATLKGWNYAVKNQKEAVQTVLVNCGNTCKGSGTRSSAASHQTWQMTEVAKLYNAGPTLKGRAGYLDPATYKANVTLLKNLGILKADPSPAAVTYKVWEKATGKK, via the coding sequence ATGAAACGCAGCACCCTGATCCTGGCCGCCCTGCTCCTGACCACCGCCTCCAGCGCCTCCGCGCAGAAACTCGTGCCCGTCAAGGTGCAGCTCAAGTGGTTCCCGCAGGCGCAGTTCGCGGGCTTCTTCGTCGCGCAGGCCAAGGGCTACTACAAGGCCGAGGGGCTGGATGTGCAGTTCCTCCCCACCGGCGACCAGAGCCCCATCCAGACCGTCGCCACCGGCACCGCCGACTTCGGCACCACCTGGATCACCGACCTCCTGACCGCCCGGCAGCAGGGCATCCCGGTCGTGCACATCGCGCAGCTGTTCCAGAAGAGCGGCTACACCCTCGTCGCCCTGAAAAGCAGCGGCATCAAGACCCCCGCCGACTTCAAGGGTAAACGCGTGGGCGTGTGGCCCAGCGGCAACGAGTACCCCGCCGTGGCCCTCCTGAAGAAGTACGGCCTGACGACCAGCCTCGACAGCAGTGTCAGCAATCCCAGCGTGCAGGCCGTCACGTATCCCTTCGACCCCAGCATCGTCTTCCCCGACAAGGTCGACCTGGTGTCCGCCATGACCTACAACGAGGTCGACCAGATCGTCGGCCTGGGCTACCCCCTCGACAAACTCCAGATTTTCAACGCCAGCGACTACGGCATCAACCTCCTCGAGGACCTCATGTTCACCACCGAACGCACCCTGGCGAACAAAAACTTCAAGGGCAGCGGCATGAGCGGCGAGGACATCGCCGCGAAACTCGTGCGCGCCACACTGAAAGGCTGGAACTACGCCGTGAAGAACCAGAAGGAAGCCGTGCAGACCGTCCTCGTGAACTGCGGGAACACCTGCAAGGGCAGCGGCACCCGCTCCAGCGCCGCCAGCCACCAGACCTGGCAGATGACCGAGGTCGCCAAGCTGTACAACGCCGGCCCCACCCTGAAGGGCCGCGCCGGGTACCTCGACCCCGCCACGTACAAGGCCAACGTCACGCTCCTCAAGAACCTCGGCATCCTGAAAGCCGACCCCAGCCCCGCCGCCGTCACGTACAAAGTCTGGGAAAAAGCCACCGGGAAGAAGTAG
- a CDS encoding ABC transporter permease: protein MTPARTLAARPGGTLLTAAALLIGVGGLLLVALTLPAPGEGTPPNARAWLAGILVLLAVGAVGVRGVAQGESRAARTLPAAFTLMLAVLGTEALLRAYAVPAGLIPTPGRVLSALWTARTVLLQDTYTTFVLEALLGFVAGTVLGLALALLVVRFRFLERGLLPYAALFSSIPIVALAPVIVKAVGLDWPSKTVVVAVTVLFPVVVGAVRGLQSASRLHLDLMHTYAATPAQTFRDVRVPGALPFVFGALKVASTLALISAIVAEFFGTNGHGLGFRIQIEVGRFGLDIVWAAIVLASIAGIAFFALVSAAETRLLPRRS, encoded by the coding sequence ATGACCCCCGCGCGTACCCTCGCCGCCCGGCCCGGCGGAACGCTGCTCACCGCCGCCGCGCTGCTGATCGGCGTGGGAGGCCTGCTGCTCGTTGCGCTGACCCTGCCCGCCCCCGGCGAGGGCACGCCCCCGAACGCGCGGGCGTGGCTGGCGGGCATCCTCGTCCTGCTGGCCGTGGGGGCCGTGGGCGTGCGCGGCGTGGCGCAGGGCGAGTCCCGCGCCGCCCGCACGCTGCCCGCCGCGTTCACGCTCATGCTGGCCGTGCTGGGCACCGAGGCGCTGCTGCGCGCCTACGCCGTCCCCGCCGGACTGATCCCCACGCCGGGCCGCGTCCTGAGTGCCCTGTGGACCGCCCGCACCGTCCTGCTGCAGGACACGTACACCACCTTCGTGCTGGAGGCGCTGCTGGGCTTCGTGGCGGGCACCGTCCTGGGGCTGGCTCTGGCGCTGCTGGTCGTGCGGTTCCGCTTTCTGGAACGCGGGCTGCTGCCGTACGCGGCGCTGTTCTCCTCGATTCCCATCGTGGCCCTCGCGCCGGTCATCGTGAAAGCCGTCGGCCTGGACTGGCCCAGCAAGACGGTCGTCGTGGCCGTCACCGTCCTGTTCCCCGTCGTGGTGGGCGCCGTGCGCGGCCTCCAGAGCGCCTCGCGGCTGCACCTCGACCTGATGCACACCTACGCCGCCACGCCCGCGCAGACCTTCCGGGACGTCCGCGTGCCCGGCGCGCTGCCGTTCGTGTTCGGCGCCCTGAAAGTCGCCAGCACCCTGGCCCTGATCTCCGCCATCGTCGCCGAGTTCTTCGGCACGAACGGGCACGGCCTGGGGTTCCGCATCCAGATCGAGGTGGGCCGCTTCGGGCTGGACATCGTCTGGGCCGCCATCGTGCTCGCCAGCATTGCCGGAATCGCCTTCTTCGCGCTCGTCAGCGCCGCCGAGACGCGGCTGCTGCCCCGCCGCTCCTGA
- a CDS encoding ABC transporter permease has translation MTVARPSRMAGIGPMLIVALIAAALYWPLMLAANVGPAGRTLASGAELDCTTALACASQLRNPVVPAPAQLAQGFVRLSTPVTSPLALPYNVGVTAGETLLGLLLATVTGIGLALLLVASRAFERATLPWLVASQTVPVVAIAPMLAVLLGQYGVQGFLPKAIIAAYIAFFPVAVGMSRGLRSADPLHLDLMRTYHASSAQTYRLLRFPASLPHLFTALKVAVTSALVGSIVAEISTISFSGLGKMLAENSRASDTVALWVIMGYGAVLGVTLVALVNALERWVTPWSRR, from the coding sequence GTGACGGTCGCCCGGCCCTCCCGCATGGCGGGAATTGGCCCGATGCTGATCGTCGCGCTGATCGCGGCGGCGCTGTACTGGCCGTTGATGCTTGCCGCGAACGTCGGCCCGGCCGGGCGGACGCTGGCGAGCGGCGCGGAACTGGACTGCACGACCGCGCTGGCCTGCGCCTCTCAGTTGCGCAACCCGGTGGTGCCCGCCCCGGCGCAGCTCGCGCAGGGCTTCGTGCGCCTGAGTACGCCGGTCACGTCGCCGCTGGCGCTGCCGTACAACGTGGGCGTCACCGCCGGGGAGACGCTGCTGGGCCTGCTGCTCGCCACCGTGACCGGGATCGGGCTGGCGCTGCTGCTCGTCGCCAGTCGCGCGTTCGAGCGGGCCACCCTGCCGTGGCTGGTCGCGTCGCAGACCGTGCCGGTCGTGGCGATCGCGCCGATGCTGGCGGTGCTGCTCGGTCAGTACGGCGTGCAGGGCTTCCTGCCCAAGGCGATCATCGCGGCGTACATCGCGTTCTTCCCGGTCGCGGTCGGCATGAGCCGCGGGCTGCGCAGCGCCGATCCGTTGCACCTGGACCTGATGCGCACGTACCACGCTTCTTCCGCGCAGACGTACCGGTTGCTGCGCTTCCCGGCCAGCCTCCCGCACCTGTTCACAGCGCTGAAGGTGGCGGTCACGTCCGCGCTGGTGGGCAGTATCGTCGCGGAGATCAGCACCATCTCGTTCTCCGGGCTGGGCAAGATGCTCGCCGAGAACTCACGCGCCAGTGACACGGTCGCCCTGTGGGTGATCATGGGGTACGGCGCGGTGCTGGGCGTGACGCTGGTCGCCCTGGTGAACGCGCTGGAGAGGTGGGTGACGCCATGGAGCAGACGATGA
- a CDS encoding ABC transporter ATP-binding protein — protein MTYTSPSPQASPAQTSPPPNEPPIVSIRDLQKVFPVPGGETVALKDANLSIQKGEFISLIGPSGCGKTTLLRLMADLEQPTGGELLIAGRPADEARRERQYGYVFQAPALMEWRTVLKNVLLPLEVMNVPGDRVARAREMLKLVGLEKFERNYPWQLSGGMQQRVSIARALAFDPPLLFMDEPFGALDEITREHLNLELLRLWRETGKTVIFVTHSIPEAVFLSTRVVVMTARPGRIEGIVDIDLPHPRSDDTREDPRFFTLATEIRELLKKGHA, from the coding sequence GTGACGTACACCAGCCCCAGCCCGCAGGCCAGCCCGGCACAGACCAGTCCGCCCCCGAACGAGCCGCCCATCGTGTCCATCCGCGACCTGCAGAAGGTCTTCCCGGTGCCCGGCGGGGAGACGGTCGCGCTGAAGGACGCCAACCTCAGCATCCAGAAAGGGGAGTTCATCAGCCTGATCGGCCCGAGCGGCTGCGGGAAGACCACCCTGCTGCGCCTGATGGCCGACCTGGAACAACCGACCGGCGGGGAGCTGCTCATCGCGGGCCGCCCCGCCGACGAGGCCCGCCGGGAGCGGCAGTACGGGTACGTGTTCCAGGCGCCTGCCCTGATGGAATGGCGCACGGTGCTGAAGAACGTGTTGCTGCCACTGGAGGTCATGAACGTGCCCGGCGACCGGGTCGCACGTGCGCGCGAGATGCTGAAGCTGGTCGGCCTGGAGAAGTTCGAGCGGAACTACCCCTGGCAGCTGTCCGGCGGGATGCAGCAGCGCGTGAGCATCGCCCGCGCGCTGGCGTTCGACCCGCCGCTGCTGTTCATGGACGAGCCCTTCGGCGCGCTGGACGAGATCACCCGCGAGCACCTGAACCTCGAACTGCTGCGGCTGTGGCGCGAGACCGGCAAGACCGTCATCTTCGTGACGCACTCCATTCCGGAAGCGGTGTTCCTGAGTACGCGCGTGGTCGTCATGACCGCCCGCCCGGGCCGCATCGAGGGCATCGTGGACATTGACCTGCCGCACCCGCGCAGCGACGACACCCGCGAGGACCCCCGCTTCTTCACGCTCGCCACCGAGATCCGTGAACTGCTGAAGAAGGGGCACGCGTGA
- the hydA gene encoding dihydropyrimidinase — translation MTLLIQHGEIVTDGKRFRADVLIEGETIAQIGENLPVPEGATVIDASGKFVFPGFIDPHVHIHLPFMGTFAKDTHATGSQAALIGGTTTFIEMLAPAGSEDLMDGWRTWTGMAEGNSACDYTFHIGVTRWDDRTEATLRELVGQGMRSFKVFLAYRGAFGIDDAALYRVCRLAAELGVVVTAHCENADLVAELQQKLIAEGKTGPEWHEPSRPESVEAEGTAHFATFVEMTGAHGYVVHLSNARALEAALDARSRGVNLDVEVVIPHLTLDRTYAERPGVEGAKYVMSPPLREKGNQPKLWAALERGDIATVATDHCPFDVEQKRMGDGNFTLIPNGIPAIEDRVNVLYTQGVSRGNLSVERFVDAASTRAAQIFGLYPRKGTVSVGSDADLVIYDPAYRGTISARSSHMNNDYSGYEGWEIDGRPEVVTVRGQVAVQGGEFVGDPARGQLLRR, via the coding sequence ATGACCCTACTGATTCAACACGGCGAGATTGTCACGGACGGGAAGCGTTTCAGGGCGGATGTGCTGATCGAAGGGGAGACCATCGCCCAGATCGGCGAGAACCTCCCGGTGCCCGAGGGGGCGACCGTGATCGACGCGAGCGGGAAGTTCGTCTTCCCCGGCTTCATCGACCCGCACGTTCATATCCACCTGCCGTTCATGGGGACGTTCGCGAAGGACACGCACGCGACCGGGTCGCAGGCGGCATTGATCGGCGGGACGACGACGTTCATCGAGATGCTCGCCCCGGCCGGCAGTGAGGACCTGATGGACGGCTGGCGCACCTGGACGGGCATGGCGGAAGGGAACAGCGCCTGCGATTACACCTTCCACATCGGCGTGACCCGCTGGGACGACCGGACCGAGGCGACGCTACGCGAACTGGTGGGGCAGGGCATGCGGTCTTTCAAGGTGTTCCTGGCGTACCGGGGAGCGTTCGGGATCGACGACGCGGCGCTGTACCGGGTGTGCCGTCTGGCGGCGGAACTGGGCGTGGTCGTCACCGCGCACTGCGAGAACGCCGATCTGGTCGCGGAATTGCAGCAGAAACTGATCGCGGAGGGCAAGACCGGCCCCGAGTGGCACGAGCCCAGCCGTCCGGAGAGCGTGGAGGCGGAGGGCACCGCGCACTTCGCGACGTTCGTGGAGATGACGGGCGCGCACGGGTACGTGGTGCACCTCAGCAACGCCCGCGCGCTGGAGGCGGCGCTGGACGCCCGCTCGCGCGGCGTGAACCTGGACGTGGAGGTCGTGATTCCGCACCTGACGCTCGACAGGACGTACGCGGAGCGGCCCGGCGTGGAGGGCGCGAAGTACGTCATGTCGCCCCCCCTACGCGAGAAGGGCAACCAGCCGAAACTCTGGGCGGCACTGGAACGTGGGGACATCGCCACGGTCGCCACCGACCACTGCCCCTTCGACGTCGAGCAGAAACGCATGGGCGACGGGAACTTCACCCTCATCCCGAACGGCATTCCGGCCATCGAGGACCGCGTGAACGTCCTGTACACGCAGGGCGTCAGCCGGGGCAACCTGAGTGTCGAGCGTTTCGTGGACGCCGCCAGCACCCGCGCCGCGCAGATCTTCGGCCTGTACCCCCGCAAGGGCACCGTCAGCGTCGGCAGTGACGCTGACCTCGTGATCTACGACCCCGCTTACCGGGGCACCATCAGCGCCAGGAGCAGCCACATGAACAACGACTACAGCGGCTACGAGGGCTGGGAGATCGACGGGCGGCCCGAGGTCGTCACCGTGCGCGGTCAGGTGGCCGTGCAGGGCGGCGAGTTCGTGGGCGACCCGGCGCGCGGGCAACTGCTCAGGCGGTAA